From a region of the Oncorhynchus keta strain PuntledgeMale-10-30-2019 chromosome 13, Oket_V2, whole genome shotgun sequence genome:
- the LOC118392192 gene encoding plasminogen activator inhibitor 1-like: MLCLYVCFLLSLSGAALSNLQEKQTDFGMRVFSHVAQTSRGSNLAFSPYGVATILGMAQLGAGGNTLKTLNAKLGFSLQEQGMSRQQRLLQQNLSSEKGVELASGIMVEKKMALENGFRRGLGKAFQASPHQLDFSRPDQALEFINAWVSDHTAGTIPSFLSSGALTDETRVVLLNALHFQGLWKVPFDPKMTEERLFHCANGSSVPVPMMRLTHHFNYGEFVTPDGVDYDVIEVPYEGDSLSMLLVTPFESERPVSVLSSELTTRRLQQWREELRSVKRQLALPKFTLDTEVDLKSTLTSMGLGDMFNLAKADFTRITTEERLCVSKVLQKVKIEVNEKGTEGSSATAAIMFSRMAIEEITMDRPFLFLIQHKSTGAVLFMGQVNQP; this comes from the exons ATGCTGTGCCTGTACGTGTGCTTCCTCCTCAGCCTCTCTGGAGCGGCCCTCTCTAACCTccaggagaaacagacagacttTGGGATGCGGGTCTTCTCCCATGTGGCCCAGACCTCCAGGGGCTCTAACTTGGCCTTCTCACCCTACGGCGTGGCCACCATCCTGGGCATGGCTCAGCTGGGCGCTGGGGGCAACACCCTGAAGACACTCAACGCCAAATTGGGCTTCTCTCTACAAG AGCAAGGGATGTCACGTCAGCAGCGTCTGCTACAGCAGAACCTCTCCAGTGAGAAGGGAGTGGAGTTGGCCAGTGGCATCATGGTAGAGAAGAAGATGGCTCTGGAGAATGGCTTCAGGAGGGGGCTGGGGAAAGCCTTCCAGGCCTCCCCTCACCAATTGGACTTCTCCAGGCCAGACCAGGCCCTGGAATTCATCAATGCCTGGGTCTCTGACCACACCGCGG gTACCATCCCTTCATTTCTGTCGTCCGGTGCTCTGACTGACGAAACTCGCGTGGTCCTACTGAACGCTCTGCACTTCCAGGGGTTATGGAAGGTGCCCTTTGACCCCAAGATGACCGAGGAGAGGCTGTTCCATTGTGCCAATGGCAGCTCTGTGCCCGTACCTATGATGAGGCTCACACACCACTTCAACTACG gTGAGTTCGTGACCCCCGACGGTGTGGACTATGATGTCATCGAGGTTCCGTACGAGGGAGATTCCCTGAGCATGCTGCTGGTTACCCCCTTCGAGTCCGAGAGGCCAGTGAGCGTGCTCAGTAGCGAGCTGACCACCAGACGCCTGCAACAGtggagagaggagctgaggagcgTCAAGCGTCAACTGGCTCTGCCCAAGTTTACCCTGGACACTGAGGTGGATCTGAAGTCTACACTGACCAGCATGGGGTTGGGGGACATGTTCAACCTGGCCAAAGCAGACTTCACTCGCATCACCA CTGAGGAAAGGCTGTGTGTGTCCAAGGTTCTGCAGAAAGTCAAGATTGAGGTGAACGAGAAGGGAACCGAGGGATCATCTGCCACAG CTGCCATTATGTTCTCTCGTATGGCAATAGAGGAGATCACCATGGACAGGCCCTTCCTTTTCCTCATCCAACACAAGTCCACAG GTGCTGTACTGTTCATGGGTCAAGTCAACCAACCCTAG
- the LOC118392193 gene encoding AP-1 complex subunit sigma-1A, translating into MMRFMLLFSRQGKLRLQKWYTATAERDKKKMVRELMQVVLARKPKMCSFLEWRDLKIVYKRYASLYFCCAVEEQDNELITLEVIHRFVELLDKYFGSVCELDIIFNFEKAYFILDEFLMGGEIQDTSKKSVLKAIEQADLLQEEDESPRSVLEEMGLA; encoded by the exons ATG ATGCGTTTCATGTTGCTGTTCAGTCGGCAGGGGAAGCTGCGTCTCCAGAAGTGGTACACGGCCACGGCCGAGAGGGACAAGAAGAAGATGGTGAGGGAGCTCATGCAGGTGGTGCTGGCCCGCAAGCCCAAGATGTGCAGCTTCCTGGAGTGGAGGGACCTCAAGATTGTCTACAAGAG GTATGCCAGTCTGTATTTTTGCTGTgcggtggaggagcaggacaacGAACTCATCACTCTAGAGGTCATCCACCGCTTCGTAGAGCTGCTGGATAAGTACTTTGGCAGC GTATGTGAGCTGGATATCATCTTTAACTTTGAGAAGGCCTACTTTATACTGGATGAGTTTCTGATGGGGGGGGAGATCCAAGACACGTCCAAGAAGAGTGTTCTCAAGGCCATCGAACAGGCCGACCTACTACAGGAG GAGGACGAGTCTCCGAGAAGTGTTCTAGAGGAGATGGGCCTGGCGTAG